The sequence below is a genomic window from Bos taurus isolate L1 Dominette 01449 registration number 42190680 breed Hereford chromosome 7, ARS-UCD2.0, whole genome shotgun sequence.
aagaagggagtggcaaagcactccagtattcttacctggaaaatcccacagacctAGAGGACCCTATTGGGTtacagttcagggggtcacaaagagtcagacacgactgagcgattttcacttgcagttttttcagtagtcatgtacggattatgagagttggaccatacagaaggctgagggccaaaaagttgatgctttcaaattgtggtggtggtgaagacaagaatcccttggactacaaggatatcaaaccagtcaattcttaaggaaatcaaccctgaatattcattggaaggactgatgctaaaactgaatcTCCAATACCTTGACcctctgatgggaagagctgattcatttaaaaagaccctgatgctaagaaagattgaaggcaggaggagaaggggataacagaggatgagatagttggatggcatcactaactcagtggacgtgtgtttgagcaagctcttggagatggtgaaagacaggccTGGCATGTTGGGGTCTCaggccacggggtcgcaaagggtcagacacaactgagcaactgaacaacaataaatcaaATTAAACCAAGTCTATACCTTATCAGCCAAATGCTACATCAACTCAAACATTAAATTCGTTGTTGGAATCTCCCTGGGAATATGGTCTATTTTTTAGCATGGTTTTCAACTTCTCTTCAACATTAACATATAATTCTTACTCCAAGATGTAACCCTTGGCAATTTCTGCAAGAAACATGATCCTTTTTTCCGTATTAGTTTCCATTAATAAATTTGGGAGTTTCATTAAGTCTAGGAATGAGTTGTGCAAATAAATATCAGTCCCAGAGTTAATgattatcttttcaaaaacaaTATCATCTTCCAACCTCCAAAAGTGCTTtcctggaaaataatttaaacaatgaTGTATGATTAAAACCCAATCCGTCTCCTTCCCAACCTCTGCCCACTATCACTTGggggttgtttagtcactaaatctgtctgactcttttgcaaccccatggactgtagcccaccaggttcctctgtccatgagatttcccaggcaaaaatactagactgagttgctatttccttctccaggggatttgccAGCTGAaggatggaaactgcatctcctctgtctcctgattggcaggtggattctttaccagggcaCTGCCTAGGAAGCCCATAGATTATAGATACATAAATCTGCATATGTATAACTTGATATAATAAAGCTGATGCcagatgtgcatgcatgctgtctCTCAGTCccgtttgactctctgtgaccccatggtctgtagcccagcaggctctattttccatgggattgtccaggcaagaatactggagtgggttaccatttcctcctccagaggatcatgctgagtctcctgcattagcaggcagattcttaactactgaactaccaaggaagcccccatcTACCCTCACTATGCCTGCACTAAAGTAATTCCATCAAAGCAAAAGGTaagttgaattttaaataattctaatATCTTCTTATTTGAGGTCCCACCAGGTTACTGCTAGCTTGTTTGTAATCTAGCTGCTTTTTTATTGCTTTCAGCAGATTTAATATCAACTGCCTATCTATTGTCAATGTCTTTAAAACTCTTTGACTGGGTCCCTAATGGAAAGACATTAGATGACAAGGCAAGTGATTTCCCCACCTTCATTTTGGTGTCTGACATCTTTAATGTGATTAATGATGTGACCAGGGAACCGAAATCACTTGTCACCACTGGATTGCTAATACAATAGCCAAAGCTCAAAGGTGAGGAAGGAATGAGAACAAAAGTCTTCTCTTATTTCTGTTCTCTACTTCATCAAGGAGATAAACAACCTACCTTGTGTGAACCTCTTTGTAATAGCAAACATTTTGTAACCTAGTCAAcactaaagaaatgaaaaatgtgtttcatttggtgtgtgcatgctcaattgtgtccatctctttgcagttccaagggctgtagcctgccaggctcttctgtccatgggttttcccagcaagaatactgtagtgggttgctatgccctcctccaggggatcttcccaacccagggattgaacccacttctcctgagtctcctgcactgcagacagatactttaccactgagacaccagggaaagcCAAAATGTCTTTATTTGGTTCCATTTTTGtgatgaatgaaaaataattattttaactttaaagaTTAAGAGTCAATTCTAGGTGATTGAATGATGgctataaaatagaaaagaaatagctGGATCTGCACCTTTAAAAAGGACTAAGAAGAAAGGTAGATTCACCAATGGAAGTGATTGGCTCATGTTGATAAAAAGCCCAGCAGAAGCTTTTGCTTCAGGCACACATAGTCTGTCTTGTTCCTcctgtctttctcttcctctctctactATTTCCCCTTTCTCCCTCCATTTCTCTGCTAtaattttctctgttgttttcaTAAGTCTGGAAaataacagagagagagagagagagagagaacttcttTTCTCTCATAGTAGTAAAATCCCCAAATTGATGTAAATGTGGCTTGGACAACTTGCTTAGTCTTAGAGGATGAGAATATGTATATTGATGTGTTTATATGAGACCAGACATGGAGCAGGGAGAAGCAGCTCACTGAAATGTGCAACATACTCACAAGGGTGGGAAATTGTGATGGTTTTTCATACATAAGAGGAAAAACCAATCCTTAAGAgtcaagcaataaaaataaactatctaCCAAAGGAggaacaaatgatttttttcttctttatttttttaaattatgaaaaatatgataacacatttataggagacttggaaaatacagaacaaaattacatatagttctactatatattacatttatttttttggtgggggggagtcaagtcatttatttgtcttttacatGAAAACAAAATTGAGGGAGGGTGAACAAGAGGGGAACTAGCTGGCTGCTTAGATTTTTCTGTAGTCGGAATGGGGCAGCCGGCCTTGAGACAGGAATTGGGGGAGCAGCACAACCTGGAGCAGCAGATCCAGGCCAGGAACACGACAGGAGTGACCGAGGAGGCCCTCAAAGAATTCAGCATGATGTTCAAACACTTCGACAAGGACAAGTCCGGCCGGCTGAACCACCAGGAGTTCAAATCCTGTCTGCGCTCCCTGGGCTATGACCTGCCCATGGTGGAGGAAGGGGAGCCCAACCCTGAGTTCGAGGCCATCCTGGACACTGTGGATCCTAACAGGGACGGCCACGTCTCCCTGCAAGAGTACATGGCCTTTATGATCAGCCGTGAGACCGAGAACGTCAAGTCCAGCGAGGAGATTGAGAGCGCCTTCCGGGCCCTGAGCTCCGAAGGGAAGCCTTAGGTGACCAAGGAGCAGCTGTACCAGAACGTGACTCGGGAACAAGCCCACTACTGTGTCTCCCACGTGAAGCCTTACGTGGACGGCAAGGGCCGCGAACTCCCCACTGCTTTTGACTACGTCGAGTTCACCCGCTCGCTCTTCGTGAACTGATCCTCTGCTCCTAGGTTAGCCTGGCCCACGCTGCTTGCCCTACCGTCGCCTTGCTGCATGTCAACTCCTCTCTGTGCtcttaagaaaaatattccagACAGTGTTGCTTTCCAGTGTAACCTTAATTTGCTTAGCTTGGTTTAAGATTTagtatatattacaattattttttaagtaaattaagatttttagttggagttttaatatcaaacttaaaaaataaatagaatgaatgaacagagaaataaaattaatattcactcattaacagaatgaatatatagtagaaggatatagtagacctgaactatgaaccaattcaatacaattaagatttatataatttcaGAGGACAGTaggatcctgacccagggatcgaacccacttctcctgagtctcctgcattacaggctcTTTACACAGCTCTTTACTCTTTATCATTGCAGATACTTTACTGCTCCTAGATTACAAACTagaagacactggaacatatctatggacataaaacaaggtgaaaattttcatggtctaaaggtattaaAATCATACAGTCCATTCTTTTATCACTGTAGAATTATGTTAGagatcaatataaaaaaaaagaaaaagaaagttgctcagtcatgtccgactctgcaaccccagggactatacagtccatgaaattctccaggccagaatactggagtgggcagctgttcccttctctaggggatcttcccaactctgggatcaaacccaggtctccctcattgcaggcagattctttaccagatgagccaccagagaagcacaaatatcaaaagatatttgaaaataacccatatattttcaagttcaatgtgacatttacaaagagagatctttgacttagccactAAAGCCTAAACAAGGAAcaaaggacttttaaaaagaagctgGGTTTGCATTTGGTGACACAAACTTTTTTCTGTAGAGTTATATGGACAGATGGGCATTTTCATTCATGGTCAATGGGAAAGTAAACAAGAATTTTCCTGGAGAGTaatttggaaacattttaaatatgaatatataccaTCCTAGAAATTTTTACTAAAGAAACAATAAACCTTCACAAAAATGCAATTAGAGATGATGTGTATCTCATTGTATACATGACCACAAAGAACTGGCAGCAAtctaaatgtcaaaaaaaaaaaaaaaaaaatagaggagaagattaaaaaaaaaaaaggaaagtgctattttaaaatttacatgtttatttgtctattattgatttatttgtatAATCTGAAAAGAGGTTAAGAGTATACATCAAGAGGCTAAGAGTATCAGGATGCTTGAAATATGGGTGGGTTTTTCCGCCTCCTTTCTGCTAATCTTTATTTGCTAACTTTCCCTCATTGATATAAAGATGTAGTTAACTGTATAGTATTTGTGTTCTGAGACGAGAGTAGCTCGAACACAGATTCTTGATTCACTGCAAATACCCTTtctaaagatgtccttttcattataggggactggaatgcaaaagtaggaagtcaagaaacacctgagtaacaggcaaatttggccttggaatacggaatgaagtagggcaaagacgaatagagttttgccaagaaaatgcactggtcatagcaaacaccctcttccaacaacataagagaagactctacacatggacatcaccagatggtcaacatcgaaatcagattgattatattctttgcagccaaagatggagaagctctatacagtcaacaaaaacaagaccaggagctgactgtggctcagatcatgaactccttgaagaaagtggggaaaaccactagatcgttcaggtatgacctaaatcaaatcccttatgattatacagtggaagtgagaaatagatttaagggcctagacctgatagatagagtgcctgataaactatggaatgaggttcgtgacattgtccaggagacagggatcaagatgatccccatggaaaagaaatgaaaaaaagtaaaatggctgtctggggaagccttacaaatagctgtgaaaagaagagaagcgaaaagcaaaggagaaggaaagatataggcatctgaatgcagagttccaaagaatagcaagaagagataagaaagccttcctcagagatcaatgcaaagaaatagaggaaaacaacagaatgggaaagactagagatctcttcaagaaaattagagataccaaggtaacatttcatgcaaagatgggctaaataaaggacagaaatggtatggacataacagaagcagaagatatcaagaagaggtggcaagaatacacagaagaactgtacaaaaaagatcttcacgacccagataatcacgatggtgtgatcactcacctagagccagacatcctggaatgtgaagtcaagtgggccttagaaagcatcactacaaacaaagctagtggaggtgatggcattcccaTTGAGCTATTCCAactcctgaaaaatgatgctgtgaaagtgctgcactcaatatgcgagcaaatttggaaaactcagcagtggccacgggactggaaagggtcagttttcattccaatcccaaagaaaggcagtgccaaagaatgctcaaactactgcacaattgcactcatctcacatgctagtaaagtaatgctcaaaattctccaagccaggcttcagcaatacatgaaccgtgaacttcctgatgttcaagctggttttagaaaaggcagagaaaccagagatcaaattgccaacatccgctggatcatggaaaaagcaagagagttccagaaaaacatctatttctgctttattgactatgccaaagcctttgactgtgtggatcacaataaactgtggaaaattctgaaagagatgggaataccagatcacctgacctgcctcttgagaaatctgtatgcaggtcaggaagcaacagttagaactggacttggaacaacagactggttccaaataggaaaaatagtacgtcaaggctatacattgtcaccctacttatttaacgtatatgcagagtacagcatgagaaacgctgggctggaagaaacacaagctggaatcaatattgccgggagaaatatcaataacctcagatatgcagatgacaccacccttatgacagaaagtgaagaggaactgaaaagcctcttgatgaaagtgaaaatggagagtgaaaaagttggcttaaagctcaacattcagaaaatgaagatcatggcatccggtcccatcacttcatgggaaatagatgggaaaacagtggaaacagtgtcagactttattttggggggctccaaaatcactgcagatggtgaatgcagccatgaaattaaaagacgtttactccttggaaggaaagttatgtccaacctagatagcatattgaaaagcagagacattactttgccaacaaatgtctgtctagtcaaggctatggtttttcctgtggtcatgtatggatgtgagagttggactgtgaagaaggctgagcaccgaagaattgatgcttttgaactgtggtgttggagaagactcttgagagtcccttggaccgcaaggagatccaaccagtccattctgaaggagatcagctctgggatttctttggaaggaatgatgctaaagctgaaactccagtactttggctacctcatgcaaagagttgactcattggaaaagactctgatgctgggagggatcgggggcaggaggagaaggggatgacagaggatgagatggctggatggcatcactgattcaatggacgtgagtctgagtgaactccgggagttagtgatggacagggaggcctggtgtgctgcgattcatagggtcgcaaagagtcagacatgactgagtgactgaactgaactgaactgaagtaataaCCATATTAAGATGGGAGGCTGGTGAGCAGGACATATAATACTTGTAAGGTGTCTTCAGGGTCTGAGAATCAGCTGGAAACTTTTCTCATTTATGATCTAAGCcaagggatcagacccagggGAGAGGACTTACCTATGTTTGGGGTTTCCAAGGATGCTTCAGGTTACTTAGTTTCTCAAAGAAAATCAGCAAACAGATGCCTGGGCTTCTCTTCCATAAAGATCACACCTGTCCACTTGGTGCATGTGGTCTTCTGACCTAGAGGCCTGAAGGAAATTACACAAAGGATAAAAATGCCCTGGCCCTGAAGTGGGGAAAGGATTGCCACTTGTACCCCAATTTCACATTGTGAAGTAAAATTGATTCCAGATGAGATGATGTAAGTATTTAAACACAAAATATACAATAGTTAAAACATTACAAGAAATTTAGGAAGAGTATTTGTATAACCTTGTGTGACACAAGGTTATCCTAAGCAAGGGTAAGGATAATGCCTAAAAGCCTtatgtaatattccattatgtaaaAATTAAGCACCTTTCATGGCAAACATACCGTAAGCAGAATTtaagagaaatgagaaacaggaaaatatttttaatacctaTGTcagataaagggttaatattccTTGTATTAAAAGATCTCcagaaataattaagaaaaagagaagtgaCTGAAGGTAAAAGTGACACAAAGgcaaagacaaaagaagaaattctaaaggcaaataaatatacaaaaattttcTCAACTTCTCTATGGTTTAAAGGAATGCAAATAATAACAATAAGATGTCATTTTTTTTATTCATATCATATAGAAATAATGATATAGTAAGAATACAGCACTGATGGGAAAAAAAGGATATATAACCTCTGATAGGAAATAATTTGTGAATTGCAATGATCCCTCTTGGAAAGTAATCAGGCAAAGCTATTAAAATTGTAAATGTTTTTTACCTTTGACTTATGAATCTCATTTTGGGAATCTATCCATTAGAAATGAACATCCTGAAGAAGCAAGGAGAACTACAATCCCACAGTGGctagaacaaaaaccacattacagaaagttcaTCAGGATGAACAAGGAGAaggttatgtcccagatgaaaggacaagataaaaccccagaaaaacaactaaatgaagtagagataggcaaccttccagaaaagaattcagaataatgatagtgaagatgattcaggatcttggaaaaacaatggagaa
It includes:
- the LOC101904573 gene encoding spectrin alpha chain, non-erythrocytic 1-like, whose protein sequence is MGQPALRQELGEQHNLEQQIQARNTTGVTEEALKEFSMMFKHFDKDKSGRLNHQEFKSCLRSLGYDLPMVEEGEPNPEFEAILDTVDPNRDGHVSLQEYMAFMISRETENVKSSEEIESAFRALSSEGKP